One Paraglaciecola mesophila genomic region harbors:
- a CDS encoding flagellin yields MINLNTESNSSLLQQVQQKQESIFEKLASGKKVNSAADGAAAQQIIDRLTTQVEGNRQSVANAYDGVSLTQVAEGGLSGINDDVSRIRELSVQAGNGILSDSDRQAIQAEVSQLQENISQTIEQTEFGGQPLLSNNGNIEFQIGANAGQKIGVATQDIAANLTDVLNVDLSTAQGAEDALVVADEAAEFVGAARADLGATQNQFESAARNLTQSNVNIAAARSRIQDTDYAQATADSAAANILGQASISVQAQANQQQGQVLSLLNG; encoded by the coding sequence ATGATTAATTTAAATACAGAGTCTAATTCATCTTTGTTGCAACAGGTGCAACAAAAACAAGAATCAATCTTTGAAAAATTAGCATCAGGTAAAAAAGTAAATAGCGCCGCTGATGGTGCAGCTGCGCAGCAAATTATTGATAGACTAACTACGCAAGTAGAAGGTAATCGTCAGTCTGTAGCTAACGCTTATGATGGCGTATCATTAACCCAAGTAGCAGAAGGTGGTTTGTCGGGTATTAATGATGATGTGAGTCGTATTCGTGAATTGTCAGTTCAAGCCGGCAATGGCATTTTAAGTGATTCTGACCGCCAAGCGATTCAAGCCGAAGTATCGCAATTGCAAGAAAATATCTCACAAACAATCGAACAAACCGAATTTGGTGGGCAACCGTTATTAAGTAACAACGGTAATATTGAGTTTCAAATTGGGGCTAACGCAGGGCAAAAAATTGGTGTTGCTACTCAAGATATTGCAGCTAATTTAACTGACGTGTTAAACGTCGACCTATCAACTGCACAAGGGGCGGAAGACGCACTTGTCGTAGCCGATGAAGCCGCAGAGTTTGTTGGCGCAGCCAGAGCTGATTTGGGCGCAACGCAGAATCAGTTTGAAAGCGCTGCTCGTAACCTAACCCAGTCTAATGTGAATATTGCGGCAGCGCGCAGTCGTATACAGGATACTGATTACGCACAAGCAACAGCAGATAGCGCAGCGGCTAATATCTTAGGGCAAGCAAGTATTTCGGTGCAGGCTCAAGCTAATCAGCAGCAAGGGCAAGTTCTTAGCTTACTTAATGGATAA
- a CDS encoding 6-hydroxymethylpterin diphosphokinase MptE-like protein, producing the protein MLKNIRLHLEKDEEKQTLLDDQLAKSIVKNRNESVNAFLRNIPSLLPLIKDSQLYNLSLFMNKWGETNIVDYGIGRTFYGFHPSEEIQQQVAQTLNHCPCVDFTDTKKKTNLVETSENPLDFKQLPSFKTEQALKPMPDEVECLVVLGCGLGLHIIQLLEARTIKNLIVYEPELQYFQCSTMAVSWADIFALAKAKGTALFLQIEKDGRDLLTDINELREHISIDSFHLYKHYNQEVFDTIYHDICHRSWEDINNSGFNIKQHKSHLEFVPSWAPKLDLTAHENVSTQNNLFEQNLLAFKKYFPNIYQQYKDYTPQIWLPIQNQNQEINVVKAIGLHPWYGSSPKQDCDWNLENFNEQPNKDGLVLGYKGTKLAHYLHYQFVNETQELLKEAEEQIGELPDTIASIIMFGLGVGYQLEKLLDEHSVEKLFICEPNPDFFYASLFAIDWHAIFTKIEASDTRIYLNVGDDGTHLFNDLLNQFHSIGPYILNNTYFYQSYYNASLNSAIAQLREQLQVVISMGEYFDHAYYGIEHMKEGFRRDYPVLMNKPSQYLSYKDKEVPVFIIGNGPSLDMSLEAIKEWRNQSIVISCGTALQALYKNGITPDFHAEIEQNRSTYDWPVLIGDLDYLKEITLISCNGIHPDTCELYKDVLVAFKEGESSTVSALSVLGKQHFEVLQQSFPTVSNFVTNIISVLGFNHIYLMGVDLGFVDVNHHHSKSSGYYQEDGKETYDYSAGNITSLVVPGNFRPKVNTKHEFKVSRQVIEQVTHRKPKEQTFYNCSDGARIKGTTPLEIDNLLIMASNDERDHALEKLHKKVFSTKHSTHFIEKYEKQFSHELMLEEVQQLQELVEEHLSTPGDINKLINAQKELLFDSYQTGRSLLFYYMYGTVNYANAIFTKLSLQHSERFKSVELCITATSKWANLLRNLKEFLCFSKNTKYFDTSGFNVWKRESKYLEEVGFGRSILIVTKDPNFENSIKWNLKVHFPFINNIYFTKSPIKEYKTKDFDYVVYEENSKNSSKKGLINTISLTTSNDVRKNPFNNVMLLAKPNINDESVVNNLVSTTFLLIRCCLSLSSPSFIIPKLLGCDKTKFNEDVLYTIPGDYIALDFVHFISIYRKEKIELISEQVKTRGRLVLGDIRMKHLLLTLTTKETLSEYRHIAAEIEN; encoded by the coding sequence ATGTTAAAAAATATTCGCCTGCATTTAGAAAAAGATGAAGAAAAACAAACTTTACTTGATGACCAATTGGCAAAAAGTATTGTTAAAAACCGCAATGAAAGCGTTAACGCATTTTTGCGCAACATCCCTTCACTTCTTCCTTTGATCAAAGATTCACAACTTTATAATCTTTCTTTATTCATGAATAAATGGGGCGAAACCAATATTGTTGATTATGGGATAGGCAGAACATTTTACGGCTTTCACCCAAGCGAAGAGATACAGCAACAGGTTGCGCAAACGCTAAACCATTGCCCCTGTGTTGATTTTACCGACACTAAAAAGAAAACGAATTTAGTTGAAACCTCGGAAAACCCGTTAGATTTTAAGCAACTACCAAGTTTTAAAACCGAGCAAGCCCTCAAGCCAATGCCAGACGAAGTGGAATGTCTTGTTGTATTAGGGTGTGGTCTTGGTTTGCATATTATTCAGTTGCTTGAAGCGAGAACGATTAAAAACCTGATAGTTTACGAACCTGAACTCCAGTACTTTCAGTGCTCAACTATGGCAGTATCATGGGCGGATATCTTTGCGTTAGCCAAAGCAAAAGGCACGGCGCTATTTTTACAAATTGAGAAGGATGGACGAGATTTACTAACGGACATCAACGAGTTAAGAGAACACATTTCAATCGACAGCTTTCATCTCTATAAACATTACAACCAAGAGGTGTTTGACACGATTTATCATGATATCTGTCATCGCAGTTGGGAGGATATAAATAATAGTGGCTTCAATATTAAACAACATAAAAGTCACTTAGAATTTGTGCCGTCTTGGGCACCTAAATTAGACTTAACTGCGCATGAAAATGTATCTACTCAAAATAACCTATTTGAGCAAAACTTGTTGGCTTTCAAAAAATATTTCCCAAATATTTATCAGCAATATAAAGATTATACACCGCAGATTTGGCTACCGATCCAGAACCAAAATCAAGAAATCAATGTTGTAAAAGCTATAGGACTGCACCCGTGGTACGGCAGCTCACCAAAGCAAGATTGTGATTGGAACTTGGAAAATTTTAATGAGCAGCCTAACAAAGACGGTCTTGTACTTGGCTACAAGGGCACCAAGCTGGCACATTACCTTCACTACCAGTTCGTTAACGAAACTCAAGAATTATTAAAAGAAGCAGAAGAACAAATAGGCGAGTTACCCGATACAATCGCTTCTATCATTATGTTTGGTTTAGGCGTTGGGTATCAGCTCGAAAAGTTACTGGACGAACATTCGGTAGAAAAATTATTTATCTGTGAGCCAAATCCTGACTTCTTTTACGCATCATTATTCGCCATCGACTGGCATGCAATTTTCACAAAAATAGAAGCCAGTGACACGCGAATTTACCTAAATGTAGGGGATGACGGCACGCACTTATTTAACGACTTATTAAATCAGTTTCACTCCATTGGCCCCTATATTTTAAACAATACCTACTTCTATCAAAGCTACTACAACGCCTCACTTAATAGCGCCATAGCGCAGCTTAGAGAACAACTACAAGTGGTTATCTCTATGGGGGAATACTTCGATCATGCGTATTATGGGATCGAACATATGAAAGAAGGGTTCAGGCGCGATTACCCAGTACTCATGAATAAACCATCGCAGTATTTAAGTTATAAAGATAAAGAAGTACCAGTTTTTATCATAGGCAATGGCCCTTCTTTAGATATGTCTCTCGAAGCCATTAAAGAATGGCGTAACCAATCGATAGTTATTAGCTGCGGTACTGCCCTTCAAGCCTTATATAAAAACGGCATCACGCCCGATTTCCATGCGGAAATAGAACAAAATCGCAGCACCTATGATTGGCCTGTGCTAATAGGTGATCTTGACTACTTAAAGGAAATAACGCTTATTTCCTGTAACGGGATTCACCCAGACACCTGTGAATTATACAAAGATGTACTCGTCGCATTTAAAGAAGGTGAATCATCGACCGTGTCAGCATTGAGTGTGCTCGGTAAGCAGCACTTTGAAGTGCTTCAGCAATCGTTCCCCACTGTTAGTAATTTTGTGACTAACATCATTAGTGTACTGGGCTTTAACCATATTTATTTAATGGGTGTGGATTTAGGTTTTGTTGATGTTAATCATCACCACTCGAAGTCTTCTGGCTATTACCAAGAAGATGGCAAAGAAACCTATGATTACTCTGCCGGTAATATCACCTCACTTGTTGTACCAGGTAATTTTAGGCCTAAGGTAAATACTAAACATGAGTTTAAAGTATCACGGCAGGTCATCGAGCAAGTCACCCACCGAAAGCCGAAAGAACAAACCTTCTACAATTGTAGCGACGGGGCGAGAATTAAAGGAACAACCCCACTTGAGATCGATAATCTACTCATCATGGCGAGCAATGATGAGCGTGACCATGCTTTGGAAAAACTGCATAAAAAGGTTTTCTCAACCAAGCACAGTACCCACTTTATCGAAAAATATGAAAAGCAATTCTCACATGAATTAATGCTTGAAGAAGTGCAGCAACTTCAAGAGTTGGTTGAGGAACACTTATCAACACCTGGCGATATAAATAAGCTGATTAATGCTCAAAAAGAGTTACTGTTTGATTCTTATCAGACGGGCCGCTCTCTGCTGTTTTATTACATGTATGGTACGGTAAACTATGCCAATGCGATTTTTACAAAACTTTCACTTCAACATTCAGAGAGATTTAAAAGTGTTGAACTTTGCATTACTGCCACATCCAAATGGGCTAATTTACTCAGGAATTTAAAAGAGTTTTTGTGTTTCTCTAAAAATACAAAATATTTTGATACATCAGGCTTCAATGTTTGGAAGAGAGAATCTAAATACTTAGAAGAAGTGGGATTCGGCAGGTCAATATTAATCGTTACTAAAGATCCTAATTTTGAAAATAGCATCAAATGGAATTTAAAAGTTCATTTTCCATTTATAAATAATATTTACTTTACTAAAAGTCCAATCAAGGAATACAAAACGAAAGATTTCGACTATGTCGTTTATGAAGAGAATTCGAAAAATTCAAGTAAAAAAGGCCTCATAAACACTATTAGCCTAACGACATCTAATGATGTTCGGAAAAATCCTTTTAATAATGTGATGCTACTTGCTAAACCCAATATAAATGATGAATCTGTAGTGAACAACTTAGTATCAACAACTTTTTTACTAATAAGATGTTGTTTAAGCTTATCTTCACCGTCATTTATTATCCCTAAATTATTAGGTTGTGATAAAACAAAATTCAATGAAGATGTTTTATATACAATACCAGGCGATTATATTGCCTTAGACTTTGTTCATTTCATTTCTATCTATAGAAAAGAAAAAATTGAATTAATATCTGAACAAGTAAAAACAAGGGGGAGATTGGTGCTAGGAGACATACGGATGAAACATTTATTACTTACTCTTACAACGAAAGAGACGTTGAGCGAATATAGACATATAGCGGCTGAAATCGAAAATTAA